From a region of the Deltaproteobacteria bacterium genome:
- the acs gene encoding acetate--CoA ligase: MPEIESVLHENRVFEPPAAFRARARVASMEAYEQLYARSVDEPDAFWAEVAGQLHWYEPWTRVLEWTLPDAKWFVGGKTNIAYNCLDRHVAGARADRPALVWEGEPGDRRTLTYRELHRQVCRFANALESLGIRPGDRVTIYLPMIPEAAIAMLACARIGAVHSVVFGGFSAQAVAERNRDAGAKLLITADGGWRRGAVVPLKANADAACAASPTIERVVVVKRCGNAIDWTDGRDLWWDDVVAAAPDDHTARPVDSEHPLFLLYTSGTTGKPKGILHTTGGYMVGTYLTTQLVFDLRDDDVYWCTADVGWITGHSYIVYGPLANGATCVMYEGAPNHPAPDRFWQIVENHKVTVLYTAPTAIRAFMRWGDEHPRKHDLSSLRLLGTVGEPINPEAWIWYHRVIGGERCPIVDTWWQTETGAIMLSPLPGATPTKPGSCARPMPGVVADVVHDDGTPCAPNEGGYLVIRRPWPSMLRGIWGDRERFVSTYFSQIEGCYFAGDGARRDEDGYFWVMGRIDDVLNVSGHRLSTMEIESALVSHPAVTEAAVVGRPDPLTGQAIVAYVTPAAGVSPGDALAAELREHVAREIGALAKPKAIRFAEALPKTRSGKIMRRLLRELAAEGEAHGDTTTLEDASVLRALAQTRGDEDA, from the coding sequence GTGCCCGAGATCGAATCCGTCCTACACGAAAACCGCGTGTTCGAGCCGCCGGCGGCGTTTCGCGCCCGCGCGCGTGTGGCCTCGATGGAGGCATACGAGCAGCTCTACGCCCGCTCCGTCGACGAGCCGGACGCCTTTTGGGCCGAGGTCGCCGGCCAATTGCACTGGTACGAACCGTGGACGCGCGTGCTCGAGTGGACACTGCCCGATGCCAAGTGGTTCGTCGGCGGCAAGACCAACATCGCGTACAACTGCCTCGACCGGCACGTCGCCGGTGCGCGGGCCGACCGGCCCGCGTTGGTGTGGGAAGGCGAGCCGGGAGATCGGCGCACGCTCACGTACCGAGAGTTGCACCGCCAGGTGTGCCGATTCGCCAACGCACTCGAGTCGCTTGGCATTCGCCCGGGCGACCGGGTGACGATCTACCTGCCGATGATTCCGGAAGCCGCGATCGCGATGCTCGCGTGCGCTCGAATCGGCGCGGTCCACTCGGTCGTCTTCGGCGGCTTCTCGGCCCAGGCGGTCGCCGAGCGCAACCGCGACGCCGGCGCCAAGCTGCTGATCACTGCCGACGGGGGCTGGCGGCGCGGCGCGGTCGTACCGCTGAAGGCCAATGCCGACGCGGCGTGCGCGGCATCTCCGACGATCGAGCGGGTCGTCGTCGTCAAACGGTGCGGCAACGCGATCGACTGGACCGACGGGCGCGACCTGTGGTGGGACGACGTCGTGGCCGCCGCGCCGGACGACCACACCGCGCGGCCGGTCGACAGCGAACACCCGCTGTTCCTGCTGTACACCAGCGGCACGACCGGCAAGCCGAAGGGCATCTTGCACACGACCGGCGGCTACATGGTCGGGACGTATCTGACGACCCAACTCGTGTTCGACCTGCGCGACGACGACGTGTACTGGTGTACGGCGGACGTCGGCTGGATCACGGGTCACTCGTACATCGTCTACGGTCCGCTCGCGAACGGGGCCACGTGCGTCATGTACGAGGGAGCGCCGAACCATCCCGCCCCGGACCGGTTCTGGCAGATCGTCGAGAACCACAAGGTGACCGTGCTGTACACCGCGCCCACCGCAATCCGCGCGTTCATGCGGTGGGGCGACGAGCATCCTCGCAAGCACGATCTGTCGAGCTTACGGCTGCTCGGCACGGTCGGCGAGCCGATCAACCCGGAGGCGTGGATCTGGTACCACCGCGTCATCGGTGGGGAGCGGTGTCCGATCGTGGATACGTGGTGGCAGACCGAAACCGGCGCGATCATGCTGTCCCCGCTGCCGGGTGCCACCCCGACGAAGCCCGGCTCGTGCGCCAGACCGATGCCCGGCGTGGTCGCGGATGTCGTGCACGACGACGGCACGCCGTGCGCGCCGAACGAGGGCGGCTACCTGGTCATCCGGCGGCCATGGCCGTCGATGTTGCGCGGCATCTGGGGCGACCGCGAGCGGTTCGTGTCGACCTATTTCAGCCAGATCGAGGGTTGCTACTTCGCGGGAGACGGCGCGCGGCGCGACGAGGACGGCTACTTCTGGGTCATGGGGCGCATCGACGACGTGCTCAACGTGTCAGGACACCGACTGAGCACGATGGAGATCGAGAGCGCACTCGTGTCGCACCCGGCGGTGACCGAGGCTGCGGTCGTGGGCCGGCCGGACCCGCTCACCGGTCAGGCGATCGTCGCGTACGTGACGCCGGCCGCCGGCGTATCCCCAGGCGACGCGCTCGCCGCCGAGTTGCGCGAGCACGTCGCCCGGGAGATCGGCGCGCTCGCCAAGCCCAAGGCGATCCGGTTCGCGGAGGCGCTGCCCAAGACGCGCTCCGGCAAGATC